One window from the genome of Dyadobacter sp. CECT 9275 encodes:
- a CDS encoding pectate lyase family protein, with protein sequence MRYSYDIKLSQIKVSALQYLLMAVICLSSYATNGQSVAFPGAVGWAADTPGGRGGAIIRVTNLNADGPGSFQEAIKTAGKRIVVFEVGGVIDLKGKVLRVNEPFLTIAGQTAPSPGITFIDGGIGIRTHDVIVQHIRIRTGASRHKVGEWEPDGMATISAYNVIIDHCSMTWAVDENCSPSGPRFNGKTPDEWRKGTSHRITLSNNIIAEGLSHSTHIKGEHSKGTLVHDNADEIMIYGNLYASNQDRNALFKGGARGVYANNYIHNPGKNAVRYGLVDQEWEGYPHETGKISIVGNMMQHGPSSSDMPLLYMGNGPCEAYMEDNIAKKLDGTDARMFTGDSAKLVKTKPIWFNGLKLMKAGQLKEYVEKNAGARPWDRDLHDKRIVKEMLTLKGRIIDSEQEVGGYPEYKPTAQKFDSNAWNLNSMVRK encoded by the coding sequence ATGAGATATTCCTATGATATAAAGCTGTCTCAGATAAAGGTCAGCGCTTTACAGTATCTTTTAATGGCAGTGATCTGCCTGAGTTCATACGCTACAAACGGCCAGAGCGTGGCCTTTCCTGGAGCTGTCGGCTGGGCGGCGGATACCCCCGGCGGCAGGGGCGGCGCGATTATCCGGGTTACAAATCTCAATGCCGACGGGCCAGGATCATTCCAGGAGGCCATAAAAACTGCCGGAAAACGGATCGTGGTTTTCGAAGTCGGTGGGGTCATTGATCTGAAAGGGAAAGTGCTGAGAGTTAATGAACCCTTTCTGACCATTGCGGGGCAAACTGCCCCGTCGCCGGGTATTACGTTTATTGACGGAGGGATCGGTATCAGAACCCATGATGTGATCGTACAGCATATCCGGATACGGACGGGCGCTTCGCGGCACAAAGTGGGAGAATGGGAGCCCGATGGCATGGCTACGATCAGCGCCTACAATGTGATCATCGACCACTGTTCCATGACCTGGGCGGTGGATGAAAACTGCTCCCCGTCAGGCCCGCGGTTTAACGGAAAAACACCGGATGAATGGCGCAAGGGTACTTCTCACCGGATTACGCTGAGCAATAATATTATTGCCGAAGGCCTCAGCCATTCGACCCATATAAAGGGAGAGCATTCCAAAGGTACGCTGGTGCACGACAATGCCGACGAGATCATGATATACGGGAATCTGTATGCGAGCAATCAGGACCGGAACGCGCTGTTCAAAGGTGGTGCCAGGGGTGTGTATGCCAACAACTACATTCATAACCCTGGCAAAAATGCTGTTCGTTACGGATTGGTGGATCAGGAATGGGAGGGGTATCCGCATGAAACCGGAAAAATATCCATTGTCGGGAATATGATGCAGCACGGGCCGAGCTCTTCCGATATGCCGCTTTTGTATATGGGAAACGGGCCCTGCGAAGCCTATATGGAAGACAACATCGCCAAAAAACTGGATGGTACTGATGCAAGGATGTTTACTGGTGACAGCGCAAAACTGGTAAAAACCAAACCGATATGGTTTAACGGACTGAAATTAATGAAGGCCGGCCAATTGAAGGAATATGTAGAAAAAAACGCTGGTGCGAGGCCTTGGGACAGAGATTTGCATGACAAGCGTATTGTGAAGGAAATGTTAACCCTGAAAGGCAGGATCATTGATTCGGAGCAGGAAGTGGGTGGATATCCCGAATACAAACCTACTGCTCAGAAATTTGACAGCAATGCCTGGAATCTGAACAGCATGGTCCGTAAGTAA
- a CDS encoding aminotransferase class V-fold PLP-dependent enzyme, which produces MSGRKQFLQQLGFMAGAFSASSLFDQLHAAEIASANSMVGHLSPARVATDEDYWSLIRQAYTVSPNLINLNNGGVSPAPRVVQEAVERYNKLTNEGPSYFMWEILDQGREPLREKLAELGGCSKEEIVINRNATESLNTVILGLDLKAGDEVIGCKLDYPNHMNAWKQRALRDGIVYKQLSFNFPVEDDDQIVAAFENAITSKTKIIHVTHVINWVGQILPVRKISDMAHRHGLEVVCDGAHSFALLDFKIPDLGCDYFATSLHKFLSAPIGSGMLWIRQDKISKIWPLLANGDPRGTNIRKFETLGTRSFPIEQGIGEAINFQMAIGNKRKEERVRYLKNYWAEQVINIPKVKIRTSLKAAYSCAICGVSIDGISPAKLERALFNQYKIHTVPIEYENVSCVRVTPHVYTSLQELDKLVRAIREIATAGK; this is translated from the coding sequence ATGTCAGGACGTAAACAATTCTTACAACAATTGGGCTTCATGGCCGGTGCTTTTTCCGCGAGCAGTTTGTTCGATCAACTGCATGCTGCGGAGATAGCCTCTGCCAACAGCATGGTCGGGCATCTGTCGCCCGCCCGTGTTGCTACCGATGAAGACTACTGGAGCCTGATCCGGCAGGCTTACACGGTAAGCCCTAATCTTATCAACCTGAACAACGGCGGGGTTAGTCCTGCGCCCCGCGTTGTGCAGGAAGCCGTTGAACGTTACAACAAACTAACGAATGAAGGCCCTTCCTACTTTATGTGGGAAATACTTGATCAAGGCCGGGAACCCCTCCGTGAAAAACTAGCTGAACTGGGCGGGTGCAGTAAAGAAGAGATTGTGATCAACAGAAATGCCACGGAGTCTTTGAATACCGTGATTTTAGGGCTGGACCTTAAAGCCGGAGACGAGGTGATCGGTTGCAAGCTGGATTATCCAAACCACATGAATGCTTGGAAACAACGGGCCTTACGTGACGGTATCGTGTATAAGCAGCTAAGCTTCAACTTCCCGGTCGAGGATGACGATCAGATCGTTGCTGCTTTTGAAAATGCCATTACATCAAAGACTAAAATCATTCATGTAACGCACGTGATCAATTGGGTGGGACAAATCCTGCCTGTAAGAAAGATCAGTGACATGGCACATCGCCATGGTTTGGAAGTGGTGTGTGACGGAGCACACTCATTCGCCCTGCTCGACTTCAAAATCCCGGATCTCGGTTGTGATTATTTCGCTACTTCCCTGCACAAATTTCTAAGTGCACCTATCGGAAGTGGTATGCTGTGGATCAGGCAGGATAAAATATCAAAAATCTGGCCCTTACTGGCCAATGGTGATCCCCGCGGTACAAATATTCGAAAATTTGAGACACTGGGCACACGCAGTTTCCCGATCGAGCAAGGGATTGGCGAAGCCATTAATTTCCAGATGGCTATCGGGAACAAGCGAAAAGAAGAGCGTGTCAGGTATCTTAAAAATTACTGGGCCGAGCAGGTGATCAATATTCCCAAAGTAAAAATCAGAACATCTCTGAAAGCAGCTTACTCCTGTGCAATCTGTGGAGTAAGTATCGATGGGATTAGTCCTGCAAAACTGGAAAGAGCTTTGTTCAACCAATATAAAATACATACCGTACCAATTGAATACGAGAATGTTAGCTGCGTACGTGTAACACCTCATGTCTATACCAGTTTGCAGGAGCTGGATAAGCTGGTCAGGGCGATCAGGGAGATAGCCACAGCGGGGAAGTAG
- a CDS encoding FecR family protein: MLSERILELLRKRREGTCSSLELQELDDWYASFDHLESETEKALFNDLAEEELIKFSIRTGIDAQLAQSSADPEGEMLVVRPLHPVRKWWKQFLAACVVILLIGGITFYKNPFLSGAITVSTKADEITRLVLPDSSVVWLKAGSRIRYNRKMRTGPARELFLEGEGFFDIAHHPSRPFIVHTSFLHIKVLGTIFNVRSNSQDQEVETTLFKGSVRIDQKDNTTGPVTLLPNQRAVYSKGSGLLKVSNLSSEKAIDKKEIPKPGVSMVFDEKPFEDLLAHMEQKFGVRIYIHNRSLLRCSVTADLEKESLTEILNLLKISYGISYSIYGRELFIEGTICK; encoded by the coding sequence ATGCTTTCGGAAAGGATTCTCGAATTATTAAGGAAAAGACGTGAGGGGACCTGCAGTTCTTTGGAATTACAGGAGCTTGATGACTGGTATGCATCCTTTGATCATCTGGAATCTGAAACTGAAAAAGCGCTTTTTAATGATCTTGCTGAGGAAGAATTAATAAAGTTCTCGATCAGGACAGGGATAGATGCACAGTTGGCCCAGTCATCGGCAGACCCGGAAGGGGAAATGTTGGTAGTTCGTCCGCTTCATCCTGTCAGGAAATGGTGGAAGCAGTTTCTGGCGGCTTGCGTGGTGATCTTGCTGATCGGAGGTATCACTTTTTATAAAAATCCATTCCTGTCAGGAGCAATAACCGTTTCGACAAAAGCCGACGAAATTACCCGGCTGGTATTGCCAGACAGCTCGGTGGTGTGGCTGAAAGCAGGGAGCCGTATCCGCTATAACCGTAAAATGCGTACAGGGCCTGCTAGGGAGCTGTTTTTGGAAGGTGAAGGCTTCTTTGATATTGCGCATCATCCGTCAAGACCATTTATAGTACACACCAGTTTCCTGCATATCAAAGTGCTGGGAACCATATTTAATGTTCGCTCCAATAGCCAGGATCAGGAGGTGGAAACCACGCTTTTCAAAGGAAGCGTACGAATAGATCAAAAGGATAACACCACTGGCCCTGTAACCCTGTTACCCAACCAAAGGGCTGTTTACTCCAAAGGGAGCGGGCTGCTAAAGGTAAGCAATTTGTCCTCCGAAAAGGCAATAGATAAGAAAGAGATACCCAAGCCTGGAGTATCCATGGTTTTTGACGAAAAACCTTTTGAAGACCTTTTGGCTCACATGGAGCAAAAGTTTGGCGTCAGGATTTATATACATAACCGTTCCCTTCTGAGATGCTCCGTAACCGCTGATCTGGAAAAGGAAAGCCTGACCGAAATATTGAATTTATTGAAAATAAGTTACGGTATCAGCTACTCCATATATGGCAGGGAGCTGTTTATCGAAGGCACCATTTGTAAATAA
- a CDS encoding RagB/SusD family nutrient uptake outer membrane protein — protein MKKYIIILSVVTLLGSCSEGFLDKDPHEFTDAVFWKTAAQAESALAGVYTPLQDEEALGGEEWCGMEAFSDIGYMNDNYSDFIAMSEFRAVQNTENDLSLNSYKSYYKVIKRANDVLAHVPGISMDEAQKKRILGEANFLLAFAYFNEVVRYGGVPLYDPNNVESSLVRATEEQIWAAIEASLVQATSQLAYEHEEGRPGLGAAWGLLAKVYAYEKKWTECKNAAEQVINSGKHVLYPVYSDLFTLEHDNESENLWVLGARLGEYPITSILYLPNNVWGGTHEEELGAGWRLVSATNSFYDSYQPLDKRKAATVAKRDVDKVTYNGSTDLLKAPNNQSAVVCIKYMQPYAAAYTSWSPGLSIPALRYADVLLIHAEAMMNLNGGGPDKRTVGVAAAAASLNLVRSRAGLAAINAPTFNDLMYERKMELAFEGGGRHFDLVRWGLAAEVYNNLPAEGTYKPKRTFVPATHRLLPFPQQEIDNSNGSLKQNAGYH, from the coding sequence ATGAAAAAATATATAATCATCCTTTCAGTAGTTACTTTGCTGGGTTCTTGCTCAGAGGGTTTTCTTGATAAAGACCCGCACGAATTCACAGATGCGGTTTTCTGGAAAACGGCAGCTCAGGCGGAGTCGGCGCTGGCCGGGGTTTATACACCTTTGCAGGATGAAGAGGCGCTGGGCGGAGAAGAATGGTGTGGTATGGAAGCATTCAGTGACATTGGTTATATGAATGATAATTATTCGGATTTTATTGCAATGAGCGAGTTCAGGGCGGTACAGAATACCGAAAATGACCTGAGCCTCAATAGTTACAAGTCTTATTACAAGGTAATCAAACGGGCCAATGATGTACTGGCTCATGTGCCTGGAATCAGTATGGACGAGGCACAGAAGAAAAGGATTCTGGGTGAAGCCAATTTTCTGCTGGCGTTCGCTTATTTTAATGAAGTGGTGCGTTACGGAGGAGTACCATTGTATGATCCTAATAATGTAGAATCGTCTCTGGTCCGTGCCACCGAAGAACAGATTTGGGCAGCTATAGAAGCCAGTCTTGTCCAGGCTACGAGCCAGCTTGCCTACGAACATGAAGAAGGGCGGCCCGGCCTTGGTGCCGCCTGGGGCTTACTGGCCAAGGTATATGCCTATGAAAAAAAATGGACAGAATGTAAGAACGCTGCCGAGCAGGTGATTAATTCGGGCAAACATGTTTTGTATCCTGTTTATTCGGACCTCTTCACACTGGAACACGACAACGAGAGTGAAAACCTGTGGGTACTTGGGGCAAGGCTGGGAGAATATCCGATTACCAGCATTTTGTACCTTCCCAATAACGTTTGGGGCGGTACCCACGAGGAAGAACTGGGTGCGGGCTGGCGGCTGGTAAGTGCTACCAACAGCTTTTACGATTCCTATCAGCCTCTTGATAAACGCAAAGCCGCTACGGTAGCCAAACGGGATGTAGATAAGGTCACCTATAACGGTTCTACAGATCTGCTCAAAGCGCCTAACAACCAGTCGGCGGTGGTATGTATCAAGTACATGCAGCCCTATGCCGCTGCTTACACCTCTTGGTCACCGGGGTTGAGTATTCCGGCATTACGCTATGCGGATGTTCTGTTAATTCATGCAGAAGCGATGATGAACCTCAATGGCGGCGGCCCCGACAAAAGAACGGTTGGCGTTGCAGCCGCAGCCGCTTCATTGAACCTGGTGCGTTCCCGCGCCGGACTGGCAGCTATTAACGCTCCAACATTTAACGACCTGATGTATGAACGAAAAATGGAACTTGCCTTTGAAGGAGGCGGGCGTCATTTTGACCTGGTAAGGTGGGGACTGGCCGCAGAGGTATACAACAATCTGCCAGCCGAAGGTACCTATAAACCAAAACGCACATTTGTGCCGGCCACGCACCGGTTGCTTCCTTTTCCGCAGCAGGAAATTGACAACAGCAACGGATCTTTAAAGCAGAATGCGGGATACCATTGA
- a CDS encoding rhamnogalacturonan lyase family protein: protein MAKHRMPTQGSLPLEIRNTSAQPLLVNLPDNSSVLLTTNSSLEYIQDPAKFNRNVKPGLEIFYGIETRAPQNGACLVEAATGKIIWGFDKKTFHVHGQGMIGDIDPEHPGIECYAGEAKGGFEFSFIPLMAKGFWIKRK from the coding sequence GTGGCAAAACACAGGATGCCGACTCAGGGGAGTTTACCCCTGGAAATACGCAACACCAGTGCCCAGCCGCTGCTGGTTAACCTGCCAGACAATTCCTCCGTATTGCTCACCACCAACAGCTCACTTGAATATATCCAGGACCCGGCCAAATTTAACCGTAATGTAAAGCCTGGTCTGGAAATTTTCTACGGTATAGAAACCCGTGCACCCCAAAACGGTGCCTGCCTGGTAGAAGCAGCCACAGGCAAGATCATCTGGGGGTTTGACAAGAAAACATTTCACGTGCATGGTCAGGGGATGATCGGGGATATTGATCCTGAACATCCTGGTATCGAATGTTATGCAGGTGAAGCCAAAGGCGGTTTTGAGTTTTCCTTTATTCCGCTGATGGCAAAAGGCTTTTGGATAAAAAGGAAGTAA
- a CDS encoding TonB-dependent receptor, with amino-acid sequence MKRTRYLIENNSSWPVNKVFSCLTPLSSKIMATFLFLSLAFVSQLVQGAVSGSEPKRIFLIKEGIFLQDALREVEKQTEYRFFYDHHQVNTKTRVSVNLNKVTIDEALAQLFQHTNIGYRINGRQILLSPQIKAKETSSVTTPREMQLIPAAAEFTVKGTVKTSTNEILPGVSIVLKGTSRGTTTNSEGQFELAIPSGTGTLVFSYIGYSTQEVEVGSRSELNVVMAENKQSLEEIVVIGFGTQKKVDVTGSISTISAEKVNQGFNQSVSHALQGRASGVTVIQNSGEPGSGVEIRIRGAGSINDNSPLYVVDGIISSIGGLNPADIESISILKDAASAAIYGSRGANGVVIVTTKKGKRDQKTTVSYNTSQGLQQAWKMPESLTAAERNTIHTEALRNDGTPTSETIWDYYTNPDNAVTRTDWFKEVFRPAYISTHDLAIRGGSGKSNYSFSLGYLDNNGIVMNTSNQRYNVRFNSQHEIAKNLTFGENISMVISKQKAADLRGAYNGVLSSALFNMRNTPVWEDKANQIYGSPSGDFPNPVASLNSRDNVNKGTTIGGNAYLEYKFLNMFTIKSDLAYNWGFGKNKNFTAIALGGGRGLTENSLSETYITNSSWIWNNVLSVDKTIGEHHIAGLIGMSAEEGITERTETGTAKNFSNQDPVLRYFNNAGTFPNHPTGSAEDYSLQGYFARVSYEFADKYLLAANIRRDGSSKFAPDKRWGVFPSVSGGWRISGEKFFDPLKKVVSDLKIRASWGQLGNDKIPNYQFYSTVSTVGSPTLNGSAFTAVAQNRMANTTIQWEKTTQTDIGIDLELMNSRLLFTADYYDKKTTDILVRVPLVSSYGVGEAPYRNAGEVSNKGYEFSLTYRSEPGSKLGYEITGNVAHVKNKLVTLGVSGAKEIFTSDYKNTQVGRIAEGEPIGHFYVLNALGIFQSQSEVNNYKNGEGNLIQPLAVAGDVKFQDVNGDGVISAKDRINAGNSFPLLTYSLNVAANYGGFDLSMLWSGSQGNKIFNGLKLGGTFMQGSTYNNSPEILDRWTPESPSNSVPRVTIKDLNSNKTYSTLYVEDGSFFRMKYLTLGYTFGGKLKKTGISKLRVFTTFQNLITLTKYTGFDPEIGADVDNSSNMYGVDRGTYPQAKAYILGLNFNF; translated from the coding sequence ATGAAAAGAACCCGATACCTTATCGAGAATAATTCATCGTGGCCTGTCAATAAGGTTTTTTCTTGCCTGACGCCGCTTTCATCCAAGATCATGGCTACATTTTTATTCCTTTCACTTGCCTTTGTTTCCCAGTTGGTGCAGGGAGCCGTTTCGGGTAGCGAACCCAAACGGATTTTTCTCATCAAGGAGGGCATCTTTCTTCAGGATGCGCTCAGGGAAGTCGAAAAACAAACGGAATACCGTTTTTTCTATGATCACCACCAGGTGAATACCAAAACCCGAGTAAGTGTTAATCTGAATAAGGTGACCATTGACGAGGCGCTCGCGCAGCTTTTTCAACACACCAACATCGGCTACCGTATTAACGGTCGGCAGATATTGCTAAGCCCGCAGATCAAAGCAAAGGAAACGAGTAGTGTCACTACGCCGCGTGAAATGCAGCTCATACCGGCGGCGGCTGAATTTACGGTGAAAGGGACAGTGAAAACTTCCACGAATGAAATACTGCCGGGAGTGAGTATTGTACTTAAAGGTACCAGCAGAGGTACCACCACCAACAGCGAGGGGCAATTTGAGTTGGCTATTCCCAGTGGTACGGGCACATTGGTATTCTCTTACATCGGTTATTCAACGCAGGAAGTGGAGGTAGGCAGCCGGTCGGAGCTGAATGTGGTGATGGCGGAAAACAAGCAGTCTCTGGAGGAAATTGTGGTCATAGGTTTTGGCACACAAAAAAAGGTGGATGTCACAGGTTCCATTTCAACCATTTCTGCTGAAAAAGTCAATCAGGGCTTCAATCAGTCGGTTTCTCATGCCCTGCAAGGCCGCGCCTCCGGGGTAACGGTTATCCAGAATTCCGGAGAGCCGGGTTCCGGGGTAGAGATCAGGATCAGAGGAGCAGGTTCTATCAATGATAACAGCCCGCTTTACGTGGTGGACGGGATCATCTCCTCGATCGGAGGCCTTAACCCAGCGGATATCGAAAGTATTTCTATACTGAAAGATGCAGCATCGGCGGCTATTTATGGATCCAGGGGTGCAAATGGTGTGGTGATCGTAACTACCAAGAAAGGTAAGCGCGATCAGAAAACAACGGTAAGTTATAATACCAGCCAGGGTTTGCAGCAAGCCTGGAAGATGCCGGAGTCACTCACCGCTGCGGAGAGAAATACCATCCATACGGAAGCTTTAAGAAATGACGGAACTCCTACATCAGAAACGATATGGGATTATTATACCAATCCTGACAACGCCGTAACGAGGACCGACTGGTTTAAGGAGGTATTCAGGCCGGCTTATATCTCCACACATGACCTGGCCATCAGAGGAGGTTCGGGCAAATCCAACTACTCGTTCAGTTTGGGTTATCTGGACAACAATGGTATTGTCATGAATACCAGCAACCAGCGTTACAATGTCCGTTTCAACAGCCAGCACGAGATAGCCAAAAACCTGACTTTCGGTGAAAATATTTCAATGGTTATCTCTAAACAGAAAGCGGCGGATCTGAGAGGTGCTTACAATGGTGTATTGAGTTCGGCTTTGTTCAATATGCGGAATACGCCTGTATGGGAAGACAAAGCCAACCAGATTTACGGTTCTCCTTCGGGTGATTTTCCTAATCCCGTTGCCTCGCTGAACAGCCGCGATAACGTAAACAAGGGTACCACAATCGGAGGTAATGCTTATCTGGAGTACAAGTTTTTGAATATGTTTACCATTAAATCGGATCTGGCTTATAACTGGGGTTTTGGTAAAAACAAAAATTTTACCGCCATTGCTTTGGGCGGCGGGAGAGGGCTTACCGAAAACAGTTTGTCGGAAACCTACATTACCAACAGCTCCTGGATATGGAACAACGTACTGAGCGTGGACAAAACGATTGGTGAACATCACATCGCCGGGCTTATCGGTATGTCGGCGGAAGAAGGTATCACTGAAAGAACCGAAACAGGAACTGCTAAAAACTTCAGTAACCAGGATCCGGTTCTTCGCTATTTTAATAATGCGGGTACTTTCCCGAACCATCCCACCGGCTCGGCGGAGGACTATTCTCTGCAGGGATATTTCGCCCGAGTGAGTTATGAGTTTGCAGACAAGTATCTGCTGGCGGCCAACATCCGGCGAGACGGCTCGTCCAAATTCGCTCCTGACAAGCGTTGGGGCGTGTTCCCCTCGGTATCCGGTGGCTGGCGTATTTCGGGTGAGAAATTTTTTGATCCTCTGAAAAAAGTGGTTTCCGACCTGAAGATCAGGGCCAGCTGGGGACAGCTGGGAAATGACAAGATTCCTAATTATCAGTTCTATAGCACGGTAAGTACCGTTGGCTCACCAACACTTAACGGCTCTGCGTTTACGGCGGTGGCCCAGAACCGCATGGCAAATACAACCATTCAATGGGAGAAAACCACGCAGACAGACATAGGAATTGACCTGGAATTAATGAACAGCCGGCTTTTGTTCACAGCCGACTATTACGATAAAAAGACAACCGACATCTTGGTGCGTGTGCCTCTGGTATCCTCTTATGGAGTGGGGGAAGCGCCTTACCGCAATGCCGGAGAGGTATCCAACAAAGGATATGAGTTCAGCCTGACCTACCGGAGCGAACCCGGCAGCAAGCTCGGATACGAAATAACCGGTAATGTGGCGCATGTCAAAAACAAGCTTGTGACGCTGGGTGTATCCGGAGCCAAGGAAATATTTACTTCGGATTATAAAAATACTCAGGTTGGGCGGATTGCTGAAGGAGAGCCTATCGGGCATTTTTACGTCCTGAATGCCCTCGGTATTTTTCAGTCTCAGAGCGAAGTGAATAATTACAAAAACGGGGAAGGAAACCTGATTCAGCCCCTGGCCGTAGCTGGTGACGTGAAGTTTCAGGATGTAAACGGAGATGGGGTGATCAGCGCGAAGGACCGGATCAATGCGGGTAATAGTTTTCCCCTGCTTACCTATTCGTTAAATGTGGCGGCCAACTACGGAGGATTCGACCTGAGCATGCTTTGGTCTGGTAGCCAGGGTAACAAAATATTCAATGGTTTAAAACTGGGCGGAACGTTTATGCAGGGAAGTACCTACAACAACAGCCCGGAAATACTGGATCGCTGGACGCCTGAGTCTCCAAGTAACTCTGTACCGCGGGTCACCATCAAGGACCTGAACAGCAACAAAACCTATAGTACACTTTACGTAGAAGATGGCAGCTTTTTCAGGATGAAGTACCTCACGCTGGGTTATACCTTTGGGGGCAAACTGAAGAAAACGGGAATCAGTAAGCTCAGGGTATTTACCACCTTCCAGAACCTGATCACACTGACAAAATATACCGGTTTCGATCCTGAAATTGGAGCTGATGTGGATAATTCGAGCAATATGTATGGTGTAGACAGGGGAACTTACCCGCAGGCAAAAGCCTATATTTTAGGTTTAAACTTTAATTTTTAA
- a CDS encoding RNA polymerase sigma-70 factor, translating to MTALSNASTDHDLFRQLGTGDSLAAFDLLFERYWKKLYAIAYVRLKSDQEAQDCVQEVFVNLWAKKGDIVTPLSIQAYLFTAVRNKVYNQLHARQIRDKHYIQYLKEVSSVQPNFGGGLEEEELNVIIEAEIAGMPDQMRKIYMLSRDENLSGVEIAGMLNLSHQTVRNQISTALKRIRERIAYYQL from the coding sequence ATGACAGCCCTTTCAAATGCATCCACGGATCATGATCTCTTCAGGCAACTGGGGACCGGGGACAGTTTGGCAGCATTTGATCTATTGTTTGAACGTTACTGGAAAAAGCTCTACGCCATTGCCTACGTCCGCCTGAAGAGTGACCAGGAAGCTCAGGACTGTGTTCAGGAAGTATTTGTGAATCTCTGGGCTAAAAAGGGAGATATTGTTACACCCCTTTCTATTCAGGCTTATCTTTTCACGGCGGTCAGGAATAAAGTTTACAATCAGCTCCACGCCCGCCAGATCCGGGATAAGCATTATATTCAGTATCTTAAAGAAGTATCTTCCGTTCAGCCTAACTTTGGCGGGGGACTGGAAGAAGAGGAACTCAATGTGATTATTGAGGCAGAAATAGCGGGCATGCCAGATCAGATGCGTAAGATTTATATGCTGAGCCGGGATGAGAACCTGTCGGGGGTGGAAATTGCGGGGATGTTGAATTTATCGCATCAGACGGTTCGTAATCAGATCAGTACAGCATTAAAAAGAATCAGGGAAAGGATAGCCTATTACCAGCTTTAA